GATACTTCGCGAATCTTTGGCTCCAGTTGCTTCGGCGTGCCAGCCTTCGCACCCATCGCCAGCGCGATGTTTTGCGCAACGCTGAGGGTTTCGAACAGCGAGAAATGCTGGAACACCATGCCGATGCCCAACTGCCGCGCCTGCGCCGGATTGCGGATCTGCACGCGCTGCCCCTGCCAGAGCATTTCCCCGCTATCGCACTGGGTGACACCGTAAATGATCTTCATCAACGTGCTTTTGCCTGCGCCGTTTTCCCCGAGCAGGGCATGGATTTCACCCGGCGCGATGCTCAGGTCGATGGCATCGTTGGCCAAGCAACCGGGGTAGCGTTTGCTGATCTGGCGCAGCTGCAGGCGCGGCGGGGAAGGGGCGATGGACATGACAGGCTCGACTGGCTTGGAGTTGTGCCTGTGGATAAAGCAATTTCCTGGCCATTGAGTCAGGAACGCTTGCGAAGCCAGTGCGCCAGCGCCGATAGCAGAGCATCAGGGGGTGTTTTGACTCGCTATCGAGCACCAATTCAGCGCAAAGCCATTGAACAGGCTCCAGTTTTGCTCGCGCTACGTTGGTTAAAAAACGAGCAATCACTTGGGGCCTAGGCAGATCCAGCGACAGCGACGGTCATGAACGGCTTATCCACAGGTTGCTCCACAGTAATTGTGCGCAAGCGTTGAGGCTGGGTATAAGCACTGCAGTGCTTTCTTCTAATGGTGATAAACGACGTTAACTATCTGTTTTTGCGCTGATTTTCCGTTTCGTCGGATCAGTTGAACGAAAAGTGAACAAATCGCGCAAAGCCGCATGACAGAAGGGTTACGGCGGTATGTACTCAGGTTATCCACAGTCGGGTGCACAGCAGGTGTGGGCAAGTCATGGTTTTATGAAAGTAGGAGTGATGCTCTAAAAGATTGCAGCCTTCGGCAGCTCCTACAGTTGGAATGCGATACCGCTGTAGGAGCTGCCGAAGGCTGCGATCTTTTGATCCTGGATCTAGCGCTGCAACAAAATCCGCCCACGACTCAGATCAGCCAACTGGCTCTGCAGCAATTCAATCTGCGCCTCACCCACCGCCAACTTCAACTCAACGCCATTGGCCGTGAAGTTTTCCTCCACCACCAATCCACCGAGTTCCGCCACGCGCAACTTCACCAGCGCCAGTTCGGCAAATCCACAGGCGCAACTCAGCGGCACGCGGCTGATCAGCTCGATTTTGTCCGCCGCTTGCAGGCACTTGTTAGCGCCGCCGCCGTAGGCCCGGGCCAAACCGCCGGTGCCCAGTTGAATGCCGCCGTACCAGCGGATCACCAGCACGGCGACCTGATCGCAGTCCTGCGCCTCGATCGCCGCCAGAATAGGGCGGCCGGCAGTGCCGCCCGGCTCGCCGTCGTCAGTGCTGCGGTATTGCGCGCCGAGTTTCCACGCCCAGCAATTGTGCGTGGCATTCAAATCGCTGTGCTGCTCGAAAAACGCCTGCGCGTCGGCGGGGCTGCTGATCGGCGTCGCCAGAGTGATGAAGCGGCTTTTGCGAATCTCTTCGCGGTATTCGCAAAAACCGCTGAGGGTGAAAGGCATAAACGTCTTATAGAGAAGGAGTGAGGCCGCAGCCTTTGAGGATGATGCGGATCAGGTTGTTGCCGGCGTCTTCCATGTCTTGCTTGGTCAACTTGCTGCGCCCGGTGACGCGGCAGATCTGCGTGGCGAAGTCGGCGTAATGCTGGGTGCTGCCCCACAGCAGGAAAATCAGGTGCACCGGATCGACCGGGTCCATTTTGCCTGCATCGATCCACGCCTGAAACACCGCCGCGCGCCCGGTGAACCAGGCGCGGTAATCCTGATTGAAATATTCGCTCAGGCATTCGCCGCCACTGATCACTTCCATGGCGAATATCCGCGAGGCCTGTGGCTGGCGCCGGGAGAACTCCATCTTCGCGCGGATGTAGCGGGTCAGTGCTTCGGCCGGATCATCCTCGGCGGTGAGGGTGTTGAAAGTGCTGTCCCACAACTCGATGATGTTGCTCAGCACTGCCACGTACAAACCGAGTTTGTTGGTGAAGTAGTAATGCAGGTTGGCCTTGGGCAATCCGGCATTCTGCGCGATGGTGTTCATGCTGGTGCCTTTGAACCCGTGACGGGCGAACTCGTCTTCGGCGGCTTTGAGAATGGTCTCTTCGTTCTTCTGACGAATGCGGCTGGCGGGTTTGCCGCCGTGGGCTGGGACTTCAAAGGTCATAGGCACTTCCGGGATTGTCTGTGGGTGCAACCAGTTGCGTTGATAGCGCACCCACAGGCATCCGACAAGTCCTTGCGCAGAAAAACCGTTACGCCTGTTCGATCTTGTTCAATGACGCGGAGCCTTGCGCCGCTGCGGTTTTGCCTTCCGGCAACAACAGACACAGGAAGATCGCGGTCAGCCCGCCGCTGGTGATCGCCGAGTCGAACAGGTTCTGCACCAGTTTCGGCAGCAGGTGCAGCAGGTTCGGTTGCGCGGCGATACCGAGGCCAACGCCGAACGAAGTGGCGATGATCAGCATGCTGCGCCGATCCAGCGGCGACTGCGCGAGAATGCGTACGCCCGCCGCCGCCACCGCGCCGAACATCACCAGCGTCGCACCGCCCAGCACCGGTTTCGGAATCTGTTGCAGCACCGCGCCGATCATCGGGAACAGGCCGAGGCAGAACAGGATTGCGCCGATGTACAGACCGACGTAGCGGCTGGCGACGCCGGTCAACTGGATCACGCCATTGTTTTGCGCGAACGTGGTGTTGGGGAAGGCGCTGAAGGTCGCCGCGATCATGCAGCTCACGCCGTCACCGAGCACGCCACCGCGCAAGCGGCTTATATAAGAAGGGCCACTGATCGGCTGGCGGGCGAGCATGCAATTGGCGGTGAGGTCGCCGACGGTTTCGAGGGTGCTGATCAGATAAATCAGCGCGACCGGCAGGAAAGCTGTCCAGTCGAAGTTGAATCCGAACTTGAACGGCGTAGGAAAACTCACCAGCGGCAAGTCAGGCAATGGCTGCGGCACCATTTTCCCACTGAACCACGCAGCGAAACTGCCGAGCACCAGTCCGATGATGATCGCCGACAGCCTTACCCACGGCGTGTTCGAGCGGTTGAGCAGGATGATCGTCAGCAGCACAAACACGCCCATGGCCAGATTGCCCGGCGCGCCGAAGTCCGGCGCATTGAAGCCGCCACCCAGATCGGTAATGCCGACCTTGATCAGGCTGATGCCGATCAGCGTGATCACAATACCGGTCACCAATGGTGTCACCACTCGGCGCAACTGGCCGATGAAACGGCTGAGCACGATTTGCACGAATGCGCCGAAAAAGCACACGCCGAAAATCATCGCCAGGATATCTTCCGGGCTGCCGCCGCGTTGCTTGACCAGAAACCCGGCGGACAGCACCGCGCCGAGAAAAGCGAAACTGGTGCCTTGAAGACAAATCATCCCCGCGCCAATGCCGAATGGCCGCCGCGCCTGGATAAAGGTGCCGACACCCGAGACCATCAGCGCCATGCTGATCAGATACGGCAGATGCGCCGTCAGCCCGAGCGCCGAGCCGATGACCAGCGGCGGGGTAATGATGCCGACGAAACTGGCGAGCACGTGTTGCAGTGCGGCGAGAATGGCGGCGAGGGGTTTGGGACGGTCGTTGAGGCCGTAGATCAGTTCACTGGACGAATCGGAGTCTGGCTGCATGGCGGTGGGCTTCTTGTTCAAGGATCGGGTTGATCCTGCTTTGCAAAAAGCTGTCCACTTGCTCAACTTATTCTCTCTGTAGGAGCTGCCGAAGGCTGCGATCCCTTGATCTTGCTGTACTTCACCAATGTTGCGGTCCCTATCAACGCGTAGCCGCCAGACTCTCCAAAAAGCTTTCCAGCACCAAATGAGGGCGCCGCCCCTTGCGCGTGACCGATGCCAGACTCAAATCGTAAAAACGTGTCCCAGCCTTGAGCGACCGCAACCGCCCTTGCTGCACCCAAAGGCTGGCGTAGTGATCCGGCAGATAACCGATGTAGCGACCGGTCAGAATCAGAAACGCCATGCCCTCGCGGTCGGAGGCACTGGCTGTGCAATTGAGCGCCTGATAGTGCGCCTGAATTTCCGCGGGCAAACGAAAGGTCGGCGCAATCGCGTCCTGGCTGTCGAGGCGTTGATCATCGAGTTGTTTGTCGTCGACATAAAACAGCGGATGACCCACCGCGCAGTAAAGCAGCGAACGCTCGCTGTACAACGGCTGATATTCCAGCCCTGACAGCGCACTAGCCTGCGGCACCACGCCAACGTGCAAACGTCCGTCGAGCACGCCTTGTTCGACTTCGTTCGGCGCAATCATGCGAATCTGGATCTGCACATCCGGCCCACGCCCCTTCAGTTGCGCGAGGGCGTGGGTGATGCGCATGTGAGGCAGGGTGACGAGGTTGTCGGTCAGGCCAATGATCAATTCACCCCGCAGGTGTTGGTGCAGGCCGTTGACCTCGGTGCGGAAACTTTCCAGCGCACTCAACAATTGCAGCGCTGATTGATACACCTCACGACCTTCCTCGGTCAGCGAAAACCCGGCCCGGCCGCGCTGGCACAAGCGCAAGCCGAGGCGCTGTTCCAGATCGCTCATCTGCTGGCTGATTGCCGAGCGGCCGATGCCGAGCACGGTTTCCGCTGCGGAGAAGCCGCCACACTCCACGACACTGCGAAAAATCCGCAGTAGGCGGATATCAAAATCACTGACCTGGGCCAGTGGGTCGGCGCGGCGGCTGCTCATTTCTTGTTCTCTTTGTTTAGCGAAGATCTAACTGAAGGTTAGAAGAGTTGAATTTCACCGACTTTATCGTCGTGGCAATTTAGCTGCAACAACGCTTTCCATCTCTCTGACGCCTATGCCCTGCGAGGTTTTGCCCGATGAACATGCCTGAAAACGCGCCGTCGCCACTGGCCAGCCAACTAAAGCTGGACGCGCACTGGATGCCGTACACCGCCAACCGCAACTTTCAGCGCGACCCGCGGCTGATCGTCG
This genomic interval from Pseudomonas koreensis contains the following:
- a CDS encoding uracil-xanthine permease family protein, with translation MQPDSDSSSELIYGLNDRPKPLAAILAALQHVLASFVGIITPPLVIGSALGLTAHLPYLISMALMVSGVGTFIQARRPFGIGAGMICLQGTSFAFLGAVLSAGFLVKQRGGSPEDILAMIFGVCFFGAFVQIVLSRFIGQLRRVVTPLVTGIVITLIGISLIKVGITDLGGGFNAPDFGAPGNLAMGVFVLLTIILLNRSNTPWVRLSAIIIGLVLGSFAAWFSGKMVPQPLPDLPLVSFPTPFKFGFNFDWTAFLPVALIYLISTLETVGDLTANCMLARQPISGPSYISRLRGGVLGDGVSCMIAATFSAFPNTTFAQNNGVIQLTGVASRYVGLYIGAILFCLGLFPMIGAVLQQIPKPVLGGATLVMFGAVAAAGVRILAQSPLDRRSMLIIATSFGVGLGIAAQPNLLHLLPKLVQNLFDSAITSGGLTAIFLCLLLPEGKTAAAQGSASLNKIEQA
- a CDS encoding IMPACT family protein; translated protein: MPFTLSGFCEYREEIRKSRFITLATPISSPADAQAFFEQHSDLNATHNCWAWKLGAQYRSTDDGEPGGTAGRPILAAIEAQDCDQVAVLVIRWYGGIQLGTGGLARAYGGGANKCLQAADKIELISRVPLSCACGFAELALVKLRVAELGGLVVEENFTANGVELKLAVGEAQIELLQSQLADLSRGRILLQR
- a CDS encoding LysR family transcriptional regulator — translated: MSSRRADPLAQVSDFDIRLLRIFRSVVECGGFSAAETVLGIGRSAISQQMSDLEQRLGLRLCQRGRAGFSLTEEGREVYQSALQLLSALESFRTEVNGLHQHLRGELIIGLTDNLVTLPHMRITHALAQLKGRGPDVQIQIRMIAPNEVEQGVLDGRLHVGVVPQASALSGLEYQPLYSERSLLYCAVGHPLFYVDDKQLDDQRLDSQDAIAPTFRLPAEIQAHYQALNCTASASDREGMAFLILTGRYIGYLPDHYASLWVQQGRLRSLKAGTRFYDLSLASVTRKGRRPHLVLESFLESLAATR
- a CDS encoding TetR/AcrR family transcriptional regulator codes for the protein MTFEVPAHGGKPASRIRQKNEETILKAAEDEFARHGFKGTSMNTIAQNAGLPKANLHYYFTNKLGLYVAVLSNIIELWDSTFNTLTAEDDPAEALTRYIRAKMEFSRRQPQASRIFAMEVISGGECLSEYFNQDYRAWFTGRAAVFQAWIDAGKMDPVDPVHLIFLLWGSTQHYADFATQICRVTGRSKLTKQDMEDAGNNLIRIILKGCGLTPSL